Genomic window (Cucumis sativus cultivar 9930 chromosome 2, Cucumber_9930_V3, whole genome shotgun sequence):
attaaaagaacaaaaaaaagagcgtctcttcaaaattttacatcaGATTTTAAATCATTCTATTGTAAACCAACATATACTGCTTCAAAAAGGATGCTAAATAGCTAGATGTTGGTTTAGTGCAAGAACTAAAtgcaacaaacaaaactacaAAACTAAAATGCATCACACAGAAACCTAAAATAAGCCCACACAAAAATATACAGCCAAAATCTAAACACACAAAGAACGATATTGAACTTAGCTACAGaagttcaaataatttatcGTGAAAACCCCACACCACTACCTTGCTTCCATGATTCAGACAGATGTGTTAGTAAATGAAATCAGCCTACAgcataagaaaagaaagaccaTATTGCCACCATCAAATAGTCGTGTCATTAACAGAAGTATTGAGACCAGCCAATGTTCCTCTCTATCAATAactgttttttgtttaatctAAGGTCATATCATTCTATAACAATATCTAATAAACTCCTCCATAGCTCTATGGTTCAATCATTAATATGTTAGTATGCATATCTTaagttaaaacaaaagaatttggAGTAAAAGGAGAGTGAATCTGTACCACATCGAGGCACTAGTGCCCCATATAACCACCGGGACCACCATACTGCCCAACACCATGCTGCCCTCCTCTTCCAGCTCCACCCTGTCCCATCTGTTGGTTTGGATATCCACCCTGCACACCACTTTGACTTCCATATCCAATCACCCCAGGGCTTATATTCGCTTGACTCCCGTACCCACTTTGTACTCCAGGTCCCGCCCCTTGAACAGCTGGATTGAGCCCTGCAGTTCCAAGTGTCCCTAACAAATTAGTGAGTCCCAACCCAGCACCCTGACCTGCCAGCAAAGCAGTCAGAGCCTGACCAATAGCTGGGTTCAATCCTTGAGGAGGTCCTTGGTTGTAACCAACACCAGGCCCTGCAGGAGCCATCAAGTGCCCCGATCCAGAAGCCGCCCCACCTGTATAATTAGGATTCTTATTCCTCTGGAACGGAGCATTTGGTGTATGATGCTGGTGCTGAGCCTTCCCTGGCTTGGGACCGTCGATGGCCTTCTGACAATGCAAGACATGACCTTCAAAGTTCTTGTGAGGCTCCTCCAAAGCCTTCTTAGCACTCTCTATCGACTTGTACACAAATAAACAGAAACCTTTAGGCTTACCCGTCATCTTGTCAAGTCCCAAAGGTCCTTCGTCAACTTCACCGAACTGGGAAAAGAATGCTAGCAACTTTTGGGGGTCTACATCAGCTCCAACATTGCTCACATAAATCTTTCTCTGCGTATATTCTGAAGCAGGTGGGACTTGAGGAGCCGCCACCGCATTGGTTGTTGGAACAGGCCCAACCGAAGCTAACTGGCAAGCAGTCATCCTATTCCCAATCTTCTTCTGAGGTTCCTTCAGTGCTTTTCGAGCCCCACTCCGCTTCTTGAAGAGGATGAAACCGTAACCCTTGGACTTACCAGAGACCTTATCACACACAGCTTTGCAATCCTCAATCTCGCCAAATTGCTTAAACACATTAATCAAGGTTTCAGCATTTGTATCCCACCCAAGCCCGTGAACAAAAATCTTCCGATGAGACGGGTCCGCATCAGCAACCATTCGAATCCTTCCAGCCACATCCACGTGCTTATCCGCCGCTTCACGAAGCAAATTAATTAGCTGGTCCTTAGTAAAGGGCTCCAAGAGCTTGTGAATGGGTTCATCGTCATCATCAGTAGTCGCAACAGCAGCCGAGGAAGTCGAAATCTTGGGGGTCGGATGGTGGTTATTAACATTCGCATCGCCTTCATCATCCTCGTCCTCATCATCCTCgtcctcctcctcttcctcctcgTCGTTATCGTCGTCGTTATCGTTGTCGTTTTCGTTGTCGTTGTCGTTTTCGTTGTCATCATCGTCCTCTTCCTCAACCACATCGTATTGGGGTAGATCTTGAGGAACAGCTTCCTTGAGGGGTTCATCTTGTGGCTTGGCCTCGTCGAGAGGAGCTTGAGGTTGTTGCTGAAGCTTCTTGGGAGGCTCGGTGGAGTCGGAAGTTTTGGAAGAATCGAGCTTTCGCTTTCTGGCCATGGAAGGAGTAGAGGAAGCTCAGAGGAGGTCTAGGGTTttggagagaaagaagaaagaaaagggtgGGAGTGGGTACGATGCGGCACCGAAGTAGTGATGATGGAGAGAGATTAGGTATTGTTGATCACAAATTcagattttactttttgtttggGCCTTTGCCCGTGTAGCCCATCTTTTTGTCCCGGCCCAATTCCCTTTTCTACTCTTAACCAATCTTTTAGGAAAATTATACCAAATACCacaatttgcaaaaataaactttaaaatatacctcaaaatatttacaaaaatagtaaatattatcCTTAAActgatataatatataacacattttctaaattaagaGTTATCATTGATAACATTTATAAGTAACACCAACCTGTAATAGTTATCAATTgctattatttcaatttgaaaaaatttgaaagtaagtATTTGTATGCAAGTAGAAAATTATCTTATCATCAATACTAGCTATGGGACGATAACAATTGATAGTTGTTATCAATTATAACTTTTCAAcgtgagaaaataaaaaagaagtctGGAAAAGAGTGATTGGATGTGGGATTTGACTCTTTTACCAAATCTTGTGTCATGTATGCATTTAGATTATCTTTCATCTATATATTCTAttactttttgcttaaacATCGTTTATATattgttcttccttttttcGAGTAGCtttataatgatttaaatcttttttatatatattttaaatttcttcgTTACTTTTAATTATCCGATGATAGGACAATCacgataaaattaaatgttcaactggttttaaaagattaaaatgatttaacaattttaaaatcattctcaaacatgttttttttattgtgtcgtttaatttta
Coding sequences:
- the LOC101211535 gene encoding UBP1-associated protein 2A, whose amino-acid sequence is MARKRKLDSSKTSDSTEPPKKLQQQPQAPLDEAKPQDEPLKEAVPQDLPQYDVVEEEDDDDNENDNDNENDNDNDDDNDEEEEEEDEDDEDEDDEGDANVNNHHPTPKISTSSAAVATTDDDDEPIHKLLEPFTKDQLINLLREAADKHVDVAGRIRMVADADPSHRKIFVHGLGWDTNAETLINVFKQFGEIEDCKAVCDKVSGKSKGYGFILFKKRSGARKALKEPQKKIGNRMTACQLASVGPVPTTNAVAAPQVPPASEYTQRKIYVSNVGADVDPQKLLAFFSQFGEVDEGPLGLDKMTGKPKGFCLFVYKSIESAKKALEEPHKNFEGHVLHCQKAIDGPKPGKAQHQHHTPNAPFQRNKNPNYTGGAASGSGHLMAPAGPGVGYNQGPPQGLNPAIGQALTALLAGQGAGLGLTNLLGTLGTAGLNPAVQGAGPGVQSGYGSQANISPGVIGYGSQSGVQGGYPNQQMGQGGAGRGGQHGVGQYGGPGGYMGH